The following proteins are co-located in the Pedobacter sp. FW305-3-2-15-E-R2A2 genome:
- a CDS encoding outer membrane beta-barrel family protein, which yields MKPLLALLALMMLHVHLHAQIDTNLKEIEIIAVKSTVKNNSDKLVYNVATSITATGTDALNALSKIPGIKIGDGTVGIAGKGNVRVMINDQIVQLSGIELTRYLKTIPAGQISRIELIKNPGANYDAEGNAGLINIITKKSNQQGYQVNIQTSGKKWLHNPAKVYNTRGYQAGNIAGDISYNSNKLSARAGINFDRSHLLEGFRTDLSYPKQAWMQSDTGDYKYRNLSYEAGLDYKLNSKASIGFNYMGGKNTYEGFDHVYNTFTTPGNSTPDSSIRTLASYYPISRINSINLHSVINFDTSGRKLLLNADYFNHYRTDVSNFDSKSYRPDGSANPGGNTRFYDTNKQNINIYTFKADAILPTRFAQFAFGGKLSFIDNYSNAFYYHKNPENELTFDPGLSSEFDYNENTQSFYGSMNIDHNEWKYKIGLRTELTQTKGYSPILKQHTTNNYFKFFPSLSINYQPNTDHSLAFNFGRRINRPTFWNLNPYKSLYTAYSYGQGNPYLQPEYNSNFEVSHSYRNILSSSLFFNMTDNGFSNVILADAGTNIVYTTPLNFIKTYRYGISENLSVPLTSWLDNNNQVTLSYTHAKSKMANIKDVKGFGLYLASNNNIYLNEQKTLAAAVNFWYQFPEVDHISRTDGYYKLDLGVKASAFKKKVDLALTINDVFLSSAPSITTTVNNIKQQFSNFQLNRFALLSISYRFGNSSAKSGDKTTGNAEERGRL from the coding sequence TTGAAACCACTACTTGCTTTGCTGGCATTGATGATGCTCCATGTCCATCTTCATGCCCAAATTGACACGAACCTAAAAGAAATTGAAATCATTGCAGTTAAATCAACTGTTAAAAACAACTCCGACAAACTTGTTTACAATGTAGCGACCAGTATTACTGCTACCGGAACTGACGCTTTAAATGCGCTCAGTAAAATTCCCGGAATAAAAATCGGCGATGGTACTGTCGGCATTGCCGGGAAGGGCAATGTCAGGGTAATGATCAATGACCAGATCGTGCAGCTCTCCGGAATCGAGCTGACGCGATACTTAAAAACCATTCCCGCCGGACAAATTTCCAGAATAGAGCTCATTAAAAATCCGGGCGCCAATTACGATGCCGAAGGAAATGCCGGGCTGATCAATATCATTACGAAAAAGAGCAATCAGCAAGGCTATCAGGTAAATATTCAGACCAGCGGAAAAAAATGGCTGCACAACCCTGCCAAGGTCTATAACACCCGCGGTTATCAGGCGGGGAATATTGCAGGAGACATCAGTTATAATTCCAACAAATTATCCGCCCGTGCAGGGATTAATTTCGACCGTTCTCACCTGCTGGAAGGCTTCCGGACAGATTTAAGCTATCCTAAACAAGCCTGGATGCAATCTGATACCGGCGACTATAAATACAGAAATCTAAGCTATGAGGCAGGCCTGGACTATAAACTCAACTCCAAAGCATCGATAGGTTTTAATTATATGGGTGGGAAGAATACTTACGAGGGTTTCGACCATGTCTATAATACCTTTACCACTCCGGGCAACAGCACGCCAGACTCCAGCATAAGGACACTTGCAAGCTATTATCCGATCTCCCGCATCAATTCCATAAACCTCCACAGTGTGATAAATTTTGATACCAGCGGCAGAAAACTCTTATTGAACGCAGATTATTTTAACCATTACCGCACTGATGTTTCAAATTTCGACAGCAAAAGCTATAGACCTGATGGCAGTGCCAACCCAGGCGGAAATACCAGGTTCTATGACACCAATAAACAAAACATTAATATTTATACGTTTAAAGCGGATGCAATCCTTCCGACCCGTTTTGCCCAGTTTGCTTTTGGAGGAAAACTAAGCTTCATTGACAATTACAGCAATGCTTTTTATTATCACAAAAATCCGGAGAATGAACTGACTTTTGATCCGGGCCTGAGCAGTGAATTTGATTACAATGAAAATACGCAGTCGTTCTACGGCAGCATGAATATAGACCACAATGAATGGAAATATAAAATCGGTCTTCGCACAGAGCTGACTCAAACAAAGGGCTACTCTCCGATCCTTAAACAGCACACCACCAACAATTATTTTAAATTCTTCCCTTCCTTATCCATCAATTACCAGCCAAACACAGATCACAGCCTGGCCTTTAATTTTGGGAGACGCATCAACCGTCCTACTTTCTGGAACCTGAACCCGTATAAATCATTATATACCGCCTATAGTTACGGACAAGGGAATCCTTACCTGCAACCGGAGTACAACAGTAATTTCGAAGTATCACATAGTTACAGGAACATCCTCAGCTCCTCGTTATTTTTTAACATGACAGACAACGGCTTCAGCAATGTCATCCTCGCTGATGCAGGTACTAACATTGTTTATACCACGCCTTTAAATTTCATCAAGACCTATCGTTACGGAATTTCGGAAAACCTGTCTGTTCCACTTACCTCCTGGCTGGATAATAACAACCAGGTGACCCTATCTTATACGCATGCGAAGTCAAAAATGGCCAATATCAAGGATGTGAAAGGTTTTGGCTTATACCTGGCCAGCAACAACAACATTTATCTGAATGAGCAAAAAACATTAGCAGCGGCGGTTAATTTCTGGTATCAGTTTCCGGAGGTAGATCACATCAGCAGGACAGATGGCTATTACAAACTTGACCTGGGGGTCAAAGCGTCTGCTTTTAAAAAGAAAGTGGATCTTGCCTTAACGATTAATGATGTGTTTTTAAGCAGTGCACCATCGATTACCACAACGGTGAACAACATTAAACAGCAGTTCAGTAATTTTCAACTCAACCGCTTTGCATTGTTGAGCATCAGTTATCGTTTCGGAAACAGCAGTGCTAAATCAGGAGACAAAACTACCGGTAATGCGGAGGAACGTGGCCGATTGTAA
- a CDS encoding SusC/RagA family TonB-linked outer membrane protein translates to MKFFTLLKHRFFTCADLPFLQNVKAVFMRFSKIALVLLLNFCFLDAVAVVSTQRIRMSKIDASLTEVFREIRKQSGYDFVYAAPLHKLSGKINISVSNAILTEVLDRCMDNQALEYEIKDNAIVIRERSMVIADRTITGVVYSKADQLPIPGATVSVKGAKVATQTNAAGKFSINVPAGGTILMVRSLGYRNLEVPIGNSNTYTLSLEEDERELSEVVVTAGGITRKARELGYANETVKGDKINQAKVTNVVSGLAGKVSGLQITTINNGVNPGVKVILRGNRSILGNNEALIVLDGVPVPSAVLSSLNADDVDNVSVLKGANASALYGSSASNGALIITTKKGTAGGLKITVGNSTQFEQLSFLPEFQGGFGSGSTNGTPGVYDPIENQQYGPAYDGKLVDVGQKLEDGSIQQITYENRVGEKRKFFDLGYNIQNNISLSSGNEKENIYFSALNLKIAGITPKDRYNRNTFRLNTSKNMGKLTAGFNVSYTQNRTDRGLAAVYWNVFNTPSFIPITAYKDWRNNKFANPNGYANGFYRNPYYQIDNNRTLGRNDYLNSNIDLNLKALSWLSFDYRLGINTANASSKDWEEKFNYSPYTLANDEGSKADIAGSVSDESSFSTRVNSDFFINIKKDFSNFTTKLILGNNINQGTSKEQSVSASALNVPGVFNVSNRLGELSGSEVNYRKRSYAVFGDLTIGYKDYLFLHATGRNDWVSILSKKNRSFFYPSADISFIPTAAIAALKDNKVLNFAKLRAGYSKVGQVNLGTTSDFGAYRLDPTFGTAAGFPYGSLTALTIGNTLVNSDLTPEFTTSLELGIELGFLQNAIIVEASYYKQKSVDQTLTGAISFASGFSRYLLNAGELSNNGFEFDLKLAPFRAGKVRWDIAFNYNYRDNKVISLNDGLPEIALTTGGNTQVYAVVGKPFPIIKGTAYLRDAENRIILNSAGMPSKDPELKEFGNTNPKHLFGMNTSLRYAGLTLAAVLEFRTGYNIYNSIGADLDFTGSGTRSTTYNREPFIMPNSSVKDANGNYVPNTSVKTPGGAEFWANSAANRGIGENYVTSGKYFKIREVTLSYQLPAKWMSKTRIIKSATIGVMARNLLTVLPKENIYTDPEYSFTAGNGVGINTNAQTPPTRFYGGNISFTF, encoded by the coding sequence ATGAAATTTTTTACGTTATTAAAGCACAGGTTTTTTACCTGTGCAGATCTGCCGTTTTTGCAAAATGTAAAGGCGGTTTTTATGCGTTTTTCTAAAATAGCCCTGGTGCTTTTACTGAACTTCTGCTTTCTTGATGCAGTGGCTGTTGTATCCACTCAAAGAATCCGCATGTCGAAAATCGATGCTTCCCTGACAGAAGTCTTCAGAGAAATCAGAAAACAAAGTGGATACGATTTTGTGTATGCCGCGCCTCTGCATAAGTTATCAGGTAAAATAAATATCAGCGTCAGCAATGCCATATTAACAGAGGTCTTAGACCGTTGCATGGACAATCAGGCATTAGAATATGAAATAAAAGACAATGCAATCGTCATCAGAGAACGAAGCATGGTCATCGCCGACCGGACGATCACCGGAGTCGTTTATAGTAAAGCAGACCAGCTGCCAATTCCCGGAGCAACGGTTTCCGTGAAGGGAGCTAAAGTCGCCACACAAACAAATGCTGCCGGAAAATTCTCCATCAATGTCCCTGCGGGAGGAACGATACTGATGGTACGTTCCCTGGGATATCGCAATCTCGAAGTTCCGATTGGAAATTCAAATACTTATACTTTAAGTCTGGAAGAAGATGAACGGGAGTTGTCGGAGGTAGTCGTTACCGCCGGTGGTATTACCCGGAAAGCAAGAGAACTTGGTTATGCAAATGAAACCGTTAAAGGGGATAAAATTAACCAGGCAAAGGTAACAAACGTCGTTTCCGGACTTGCCGGTAAAGTTTCAGGACTTCAGATCACGACGATCAACAATGGTGTCAATCCCGGAGTAAAAGTCATTCTTCGTGGAAACAGGTCTATCCTTGGAAATAATGAAGCCTTGATTGTGTTGGATGGGGTTCCTGTTCCCTCAGCAGTATTGTCTTCTCTAAATGCCGATGATGTAGACAATGTATCGGTCCTGAAAGGGGCGAACGCTTCTGCCTTATACGGCTCTTCTGCTTCCAATGGGGCATTGATCATTACCACTAAAAAAGGAACAGCCGGCGGATTGAAAATTACCGTGGGCAATAGTACCCAGTTTGAACAACTTTCCTTTCTTCCCGAATTTCAGGGAGGTTTTGGTAGCGGCTCGACAAATGGTACGCCAGGTGTCTATGATCCTATAGAAAATCAGCAATATGGACCGGCATACGATGGGAAGCTGGTTGATGTCGGACAAAAACTGGAAGACGGATCCATCCAGCAAATTACCTATGAAAACCGGGTAGGGGAAAAAAGGAAGTTTTTTGACCTGGGATATAACATTCAGAACAACATTTCCCTTTCTTCCGGAAATGAAAAGGAGAACATTTATTTCTCTGCCCTGAACCTGAAAATCGCAGGGATTACCCCGAAAGACCGCTACAACAGAAATACTTTTCGTTTGAATACCTCAAAAAATATGGGGAAACTGACGGCAGGTTTCAATGTCAGCTATACGCAAAACAGAACAGACAGAGGGCTTGCTGCGGTGTATTGGAATGTTTTCAATACCCCGAGTTTTATCCCTATTACCGCTTACAAAGACTGGAGAAATAATAAGTTTGCGAACCCTAACGGATATGCAAACGGTTTTTACCGCAACCCTTATTATCAAATTGACAACAACAGGACCCTGGGGAGAAATGATTACCTGAACAGTAATATTGACCTGAATCTGAAAGCGTTGTCCTGGTTGAGCTTTGATTACCGCCTGGGCATCAATACGGCAAATGCTTCCTCAAAAGATTGGGAGGAAAAATTCAATTACAGCCCTTATACTTTGGCAAATGATGAAGGAAGCAAGGCCGATATTGCAGGAAGTGTAAGTGATGAAAGCTCTTTTTCTACCCGTGTGAATTCCGACTTTTTTATCAATATTAAAAAGGATTTCTCCAATTTTACGACCAAATTAATCTTAGGAAATAACATCAATCAGGGCACTTCTAAAGAACAATCAGTTTCCGCCAGTGCATTGAATGTACCCGGTGTTTTCAACGTCTCAAACAGGCTTGGAGAGTTGTCCGGATCTGAAGTCAATTATAGAAAACGTTCTTATGCGGTATTTGGAGATTTAACCATTGGTTATAAAGACTATTTATTTCTGCATGCAACGGGTAGAAATGACTGGGTTTCCATTTTAAGTAAAAAGAACCGTTCCTTTTTCTATCCAAGTGCCGATATCTCTTTCATTCCTACAGCAGCAATTGCCGCATTAAAAGACAATAAGGTCCTGAACTTCGCAAAATTAAGAGCAGGTTATTCCAAAGTCGGCCAGGTCAACCTGGGAACTACAAGTGATTTTGGTGCCTACCGCTTAGATCCGACTTTTGGTACGGCGGCTGGTTTTCCTTATGGATCATTAACGGCACTGACCATCGGAAATACGCTGGTGAATTCAGACCTCACACCTGAATTTACCACTTCCTTAGAGTTGGGTATTGAGCTTGGTTTTTTACAAAATGCCATCATCGTAGAAGCGAGTTATTACAAACAAAAATCCGTAGACCAGACCCTTACCGGTGCCATATCCTTTGCTTCCGGCTTTTCAAGATACCTGCTGAATGCAGGAGAATTGTCTAACAATGGATTTGAATTTGATTTGAAACTAGCCCCTTTCAGGGCCGGAAAAGTGCGCTGGGACATCGCCTTTAATTACAATTACAGAGACAACAAAGTGATTTCCCTAAATGATGGTTTGCCGGAGATCGCCCTTACCACTGGTGGAAACACACAGGTGTATGCGGTAGTAGGGAAGCCTTTTCCAATCATTAAAGGAACGGCCTATTTAAGAGATGCAGAGAACAGGATCATTTTGAATTCCGCAGGGATGCCTTCAAAGGATCCAGAACTAAAGGAATTTGGAAATACGAATCCTAAACACCTCTTTGGAATGAATACGAGTTTACGTTATGCAGGCCTGACTTTAGCTGCGGTTCTGGAATTCCGCACGGGTTATAACATTTACAACTCTATCGGAGCAGACCTTGATTTTACCGGAAGTGGTACCAGAAGTACGACTTATAACCGCGAGCCTTTCATTATGCCGAATTCATCGGTTAAAGATGCCAATGGAAATTATGTGCCAAATACCAGTGTTAAAACACCTGGTGGAGCAGAATTCTGGGCCAATTCAGCGGCCAACCGCGGGATCGGAGAGAACTATGTGACCTCAGGAAAGTATTTTAAAATCAGAGAGGTAACCTTATCCTATCAGCTGCCTGCCAAATGGATGTCGAAAACGAGGATCATCAAATCAGCAACCATCGGTGTAATGGCCAGAAACCTGCTTACCGTTCTGCCTAAGGAAAACATCTATACCGATCCGGAATACAGTTTTACTGCTGGCAACGGGGTAGGGATCAATACCAATGCGCAAACGCCGCCAACCAGATTTTACGGAGGAAACATCTCATTCACTTTTTAG
- a CDS encoding SusD/RagB family nutrient-binding outer membrane lipoprotein, whose translation MKTSYHIIAMLTTMLLFTGCEKNYLDINTNPNNILAATPESILPGALNTAALIYSRDYNAFGGWTGGYFGKTGTVNGFDAERTYSYTSNSYQALWNDTYRNLEDFHYIEKNGAEKGLVYHAAIAKIMKAFWFQQLVDQYGNLPYSKALLGSENLKPEYDKAEAIYTDLNVQLTAAVALIDGGTANTPPVKSADDIVFKGVMSKWKQLANTLRLRVLLRQSQVPALQGALAAEFAKLPTTAAAYVTEDVTSNPGYLKSSGKLNPFWESYNLSATDVATNNFKYVRGTTFIISQYVNAVKDGRLPRLYTKVGGAYVGVVLGENAPLAHTKLSAFAGGIFKSFDMPAVLMLAAESSFLLAEAKARNLISGGDGQAEYTDGIQKSYQYLYKGSATLTAAQAVIDANTYLASNIGNPLIDFAASPDKQETIIYQKYLALNAVTNIEGWNEYRRTGFPKNLPASLESNSTRPDKLPVRLLYPTSELSSNPDNIRAQGIIDQFTSRIFWDVN comes from the coding sequence ATGAAAACATCATATCACATCATCGCAATGCTGACAACAATGTTGTTGTTTACAGGTTGTGAAAAGAATTACCTTGACATCAATACCAATCCAAATAACATCCTTGCAGCCACTCCGGAGTCTATTTTACCCGGAGCATTAAATACTGCGGCTTTGATCTATTCCCGCGATTATAACGCTTTTGGTGGCTGGACCGGCGGCTATTTTGGGAAAACAGGAACCGTAAACGGATTCGATGCAGAAAGAACCTATTCTTATACGTCCAATTCCTATCAGGCATTGTGGAATGATACCTACAGGAACCTGGAAGATTTCCATTATATTGAAAAGAATGGAGCAGAAAAAGGTTTGGTTTACCATGCTGCGATCGCAAAGATCATGAAAGCTTTCTGGTTCCAGCAATTGGTGGATCAATATGGAAACCTGCCTTATTCAAAGGCTTTACTGGGAAGTGAAAATCTAAAACCGGAATATGATAAGGCAGAAGCCATTTATACAGACCTGAATGTGCAGCTGACGGCTGCGGTTGCTTTGATCGACGGGGGAACAGCCAACACGCCACCCGTTAAATCCGCAGATGACATCGTGTTTAAAGGCGTGATGAGCAAATGGAAACAGCTGGCCAATACTTTGAGGTTACGGGTTTTGCTGAGACAATCTCAGGTCCCTGCCTTGCAAGGAGCATTGGCTGCTGAATTTGCCAAACTTCCCACTACTGCAGCGGCCTATGTTACGGAGGATGTGACGAGCAATCCCGGATACCTGAAAAGCTCCGGAAAGCTAAACCCATTCTGGGAAAGTTATAACCTCTCTGCTACAGATGTGGCGACCAACAATTTCAAATATGTCAGAGGAACCACTTTTATCATCAGCCAATATGTAAATGCAGTGAAGGATGGCCGTTTACCAAGGTTGTATACCAAGGTCGGAGGCGCTTATGTTGGCGTTGTACTTGGCGAAAATGCACCATTGGCACATACCAAACTATCGGCTTTCGCGGGAGGAATATTTAAGTCTTTTGACATGCCTGCTGTGTTGATGCTTGCTGCAGAAAGTTCCTTTCTACTGGCAGAAGCAAAAGCCAGAAACCTGATTTCAGGAGGAGACGGACAGGCAGAGTATACCGATGGGATTCAGAAATCTTACCAGTATCTGTACAAAGGATCGGCAACGTTAACGGCAGCACAGGCGGTCATAGATGCAAATACTTATTTAGCATCGAATATCGGAAACCCGCTGATTGATTTTGCCGCCTCTCCGGATAAACAGGAAACGATCATTTATCAGAAATACCTGGCGCTGAATGCGGTGACTAACATCGAAGGATGGAACGAATATAGAAGGACCGGATTCCCTAAAAATCTGCCGGCTTCCCTGGAATCAAATTCTACCAGACCTGATAAACTGCCGGTGCGCTTGTTATATCCAACCTCAGAGTTGAGCTCAAATCCGGACAATATCAGGGCTCAGGGTATTATCGATCAGTTTACAAGCCGGATCTTCTGGGATGTCAACTAA
- a CDS encoding FecR domain-containing protein — MEEAKIKSLLKKHAEGNSSPEEHAFLEGWYMQWNKERPLGLTSQELSSDLLLIKAHTPDLKGDPKRLDLWPKLMAAAVALFIVAAGISFYLNKGADQDIEKQMTKVPAQEIVPGGQKAILTLSNGARISLTDIGKGEVAKESGLVISKTADGQLKYELTGKGAVNEELISYNTVETPIGGQYQVTLPDGSRVWLNSASSLRFPSAFNPSDSRTVRLTGEAYFEVAPDKKRPFKVISNQQEVEVLGTHFNVNSYDDDGLTKTTLLKGSIKVKMTGKTAGFRILKPGQQSVLGAGIEVLDVDLETIVDWKNGNFYFYNESIQRIMKKLSRWYNVEIEYKGAVPAVVFGGEISRSKKLSEVLELLEHTGQVHFKIEGRKVIVTR; from the coding sequence ATGGAAGAAGCGAAAATAAAAAGCCTCTTAAAAAAACATGCTGAAGGAAATTCTAGTCCGGAGGAACATGCTTTTTTAGAGGGCTGGTATATGCAATGGAATAAAGAACGGCCACTCGGATTAACGAGCCAGGAGCTGAGCAGCGACCTGCTTTTAATCAAGGCACATACGCCGGATTTGAAGGGAGACCCGAAAAGGTTGGACCTTTGGCCTAAGCTCATGGCAGCAGCGGTAGCACTGTTCATCGTGGCAGCAGGAATTTCCTTTTATTTAAACAAGGGGGCCGATCAGGACATCGAAAAGCAAATGACAAAAGTTCCCGCGCAGGAAATTGTTCCGGGCGGGCAAAAAGCGATCCTGACGCTCTCAAATGGTGCAAGGATCTCCCTGACAGATATCGGAAAAGGGGAAGTTGCGAAGGAGTCTGGTCTGGTGATCTCCAAAACTGCCGATGGGCAATTGAAGTATGAACTGACTGGAAAGGGGGCAGTTAATGAGGAACTGATCTCTTATAATACGGTGGAAACTCCGATAGGCGGGCAATATCAGGTCACGCTTCCTGATGGTTCCAGGGTTTGGCTGAACTCGGCTTCCTCTCTAAGGTTTCCCTCTGCTTTTAATCCATCCGATAGCCGGACGGTAAGGCTGACAGGTGAGGCCTATTTTGAAGTGGCTCCGGATAAAAAGAGACCCTTTAAAGTGATCAGCAACCAGCAGGAGGTTGAAGTGCTGGGCACGCATTTTAATGTGAACAGTTATGATGATGATGGGCTTACAAAAACTACTTTGTTGAAGGGAAGTATTAAAGTGAAAATGACGGGTAAGACTGCCGGATTTCGAATCTTAAAACCCGGACAACAATCGGTTCTCGGAGCTGGTATTGAAGTGCTTGATGTTGATCTGGAGACAATTGTGGATTGGAAAAATGGCAATTTCTATTTTTACAATGAAAGTATTCAACGCATCATGAAGAAGCTTTCCCGCTGGTATAATGTAGAAATTGAATACAAAGGAGCCGTTCCTGCCGTAGTTTTTGGCGGGGAAATCTCCAGGTCTAAAAAGCTTTCAGAAGTATTGGAGCTTTTGGAACATACCGGACAGGTACATTTTAAAATTGAAGGAAGGAAGGTGATCGTGACCCGATAA
- a CDS encoding YtxH domain-containing protein, giving the protein MGLLKSLLIGAAVYGAVKYVTKKGVNGKSLVDELKEQAPEWLDKAKEFGNDVKQQYRQSTDPYTE; this is encoded by the coding sequence ATGGGCCTACTTAAATCTCTTCTCATCGGTGCCGCAGTTTATGGGGCAGTTAAATATGTCACAAAAAAAGGTGTCAATGGCAAATCTCTTGTAGATGAGCTGAAAGAACAGGCACCGGAATGGCTGGATAAGGCAAAGGAATTTGGGAACGATGTCAAACAACAATATCGCCAATCCACTGATCCTTATACGGAATAA
- a CDS encoding carbonic anhydrase produces MDTKLPHPLEMSPDLALQLLQDGHERFQKGNTARCSLLQKVQETKDEPKPFAAILSCMDSRVAAELIFDQSIGDIFNIRIAGNVVSQHILGSLEYTITVAGAKLIVVMGHTSCGAVKGACNHVMIENLSGLLREVKISIPQELTENDDRTGENESFVNKVAVLNVYRSVQQILEQSSTIRQLTDSGEIKIIPAMYDVSVGQVTFYP; encoded by the coding sequence ATGGACACCAAACTACCGCATCCTCTGGAAATGAGTCCCGACCTGGCCCTTCAATTGCTCCAGGACGGGCATGAGCGATTCCAAAAAGGAAATACTGCCCGCTGCAGCCTGTTACAGAAAGTGCAGGAAACAAAAGACGAACCCAAACCATTTGCAGCAATATTGAGCTGCATGGATTCCCGGGTTGCCGCAGAACTGATCTTCGATCAAAGTATAGGCGATATTTTCAATATCCGGATAGCAGGAAACGTCGTTTCCCAACATATTCTGGGCTCACTGGAATATACGATTACCGTTGCTGGCGCCAAACTGATCGTCGTGATGGGGCATACCAGCTGCGGCGCTGTAAAAGGCGCCTGCAACCATGTGATGATAGAAAACCTGTCAGGTTTATTGAGAGAGGTAAAGATCAGCATCCCACAGGAGCTGACTGAAAATGATGACCGGACCGGAGAAAATGAATCTTTTGTCAATAAAGTGGCGGTGCTCAATGTGTATCGCTCTGTGCAACAAATATTGGAACAGAGCAGCACCATCAGGCAACTTACCGATTCGGGGGAAATAAAAATTATCCCGGCAATGTATGATGTCTCTGTTGGTCAGGTCACCTTTTACCCCTAA
- a CDS encoding RNA polymerase sigma-70 factor, whose amino-acid sequence MKGPYHKFTDLELSDFLRKGDSRAYSEIYNRYHAALYIHAFKRLQDREECRDIVQEIFTALWQKHAETTFNSTLSGYLYMSVRNRIFDLLARKYLKQEYVVSIQRFAEEGQVTTDHMVRQHQLSAIIEQELADLPARTREIFEMSRKGFLSHKEIAVVLNISEQTVKTTVNNALRVLRVRLGKIFLLFFYFLYPHSLPCSSLEFECDAFVHSNLQVYERDEKRNASFRKGGLSDAINLHHPDAPPDLHQGLRSSSFGENN is encoded by the coding sequence ATGAAGGGACCATATCATAAATTTACAGACCTGGAATTGTCGGACTTTCTCCGTAAAGGAGATTCCCGGGCTTATTCAGAAATATACAACCGTTACCACGCTGCTTTATATATTCACGCTTTTAAAAGGCTTCAGGATAGGGAAGAATGCCGAGATATTGTGCAGGAGATCTTTACCGCACTTTGGCAGAAACATGCGGAAACGACTTTTAACAGTACCCTGTCCGGCTACCTGTATATGTCGGTAAGAAACAGAATCTTTGACCTTCTGGCCAGGAAATACCTGAAGCAGGAATATGTGGTATCTATCCAGCGTTTTGCGGAGGAAGGACAGGTGACCACAGACCACATGGTGAGACAACACCAGCTTTCTGCCATCATTGAGCAGGAGCTGGCAGATTTGCCTGCCCGTACCCGCGAGATATTTGAGATGAGCCGAAAAGGTTTTCTGTCTCATAAGGAAATCGCCGTAGTACTAAATATTTCAGAACAAACGGTGAAAACTACCGTTAACAATGCGCTCCGGGTTTTACGTGTAAGACTTGGGAAAATATTTCTATTGTTTTTTTATTTTCTTTACCCCCATAGCCTTCCTTGTTCGTCTTTAGAGTTTGAATGCGATGCATTTGTACACTCAAACCTGCAAGTATATGAGAGAGACGAAAAAAGAAATGCCAGTTTCCGGAAAGGAGGACTTTCTGATGCAATAAATCTACACCATCCGGACGCTCCGCCGGACCTTCATCAGGGCTTGCGCTCCAGCTCTTTCGGAGAAAACAATTAA